The Enhydrobacter sp. sequence AGCTCGGCGGCCTTGCGGGCCTTGGAGCCGGCGTTCTCGCCGACGACGACGAGGCTGGTCTTCTTCGAGACCGAGTCGGTCACTTTGGCGCCCAGCTCCTCGGCGCGCGCCTTGGCGGCCTCGCGCGTCATGGCCGAGAGTTCGCCGGTGAAGACCACGGTCTTGTCCTTGAGCGGCGCGTCGGCCGCGATCACACGGCGCGTCACGCCCTCGACGGTGAGCTGCTTCCTGAGGTCGCGGATGATCTCGACCGTGTGCAGCTCGGTGAAGAAGCCGCACATGGCGTCGGCGGTGGTGACGCCGATCTGCTCGACGTTGCAGAGCCTGCCGTAGCTCGGCCCGACCTCGGCCGCGGCCTTCTCCTTCTTCACCTCGTCCGGCCGCTTCCGCCGCTCTTTCGCCGCCGCCAGCATCTCCTCCAGCCAGGCGTCCACGTCGCCGTATTCCTGTGCCAGGATCTTGGCCGTCGCCTCGCCGATCAGCGGGATGCCGATCGCATTGATGAAGCGGTCGAGCGAGATGGTGCGGCGCGCCTCGATGGCGGCGATCAGGTTGCGCACCGAGGTCTCGCCCCAGCCCTCGCGCTTCCTGATCTCGTCGGCGCGCTGCGGCAGGCGGAAGATGTCGCCTGGAATCTTCAGGAGCCCGTCGTTGAAGAAGTTCTCGATGTGCGTGCCGCCCAGTCCCTCGATGTCGAAGCAGTTGCGCGACACGAAGTAGCGCAGCCGCTCGACCTGCTGGAACGGGCATTCGAGCCCGCCGCTGCAGCGGCGCACCACGCCGCCCTCCTCGCTCCTCACCTCGGTCCTGAGCGGACAGGGGCAGCGCGTGGGGAAACGGAACTTCTCGGTCCTCTTCGGCCGCTCCTCGGGCACGTAGCCCAGCACCTGCGGAATGACGTCGCCGGCGCGCTGCACCACCACCATGTCGCCCACGCGCACGTCCAGCCGCTCGATCTCGTCGGCATTGTGCAGCGTGGCGCGCGCCACCATGACGCCGCCGACATTGACCGGCTCGAGCTCCGCCACCGGCGTCAGCGCGCCGGTGCGGCCGACCTGGATCAGGATGCCGTTCAGCCGCGTTCGCGCCTGCTCGGCCGGGAACTTGTGGGCGATCGCCCAGCGCGGCGCGCGGCTCACGAAGCCCAGCCGTTCCTGCCAGTCGATACGGTCGACCTTGTAGACGACGCCGTCAATGTCGTAGGGCAGCGACGGCCGCTCGACGCCCATCTGGCGGTAGAAGGCGCGCACCTCCTCCGGCGTGCGGCAGAGCTGCGACAGCGGATTGACGCGAAAGCCCCAGCTCCTCAGCAGCTTCAGGTACTCGCTGTGCGTCTTCCACGAGCGCGGCTCGGCCTCGCCCCAGGCATAGGCGAAGAAGCGCAGCGGCCGCGTCGCCGTGATCGCGGGATCGAGCTGGCGCAGCGAGCCGGCGGCGGCGTTGCGCGGATTGGCGAAGGTCTTCTCGCCCGCCGCCTCCTGGCGCCGGTTCATCTCCTGGAAAGCGCGGCGCTCCATGTAGACCTCGCCGCGCACGTCGAGCACCCTGGGCGCCTTGCCCTTCAGCTCGTGCGGGATGTCCTTCACCGTCCGGAGGTTGGGCGTCACGTCCTCGCCGGTCGTGCCGTCGCCGCGCGTCGCGCCGATCGCGAACGCGCCGTCGAGATAGCGCAGGCTGATCGACAGGCCGTCGATCTTGGGCTCGCAGTTGAAGACGATCTCGTCGTCGGGCTTGAGATCCGTCTCGCGCTCCAGCCCGCGGCGCACGCGGTCGAAGAAGCCCTGCAGCTCCTCGTCGGTGAAGGCATTGTCGAGCGACAGCATCGGCCGCGCATGGCGGACCTTGGCGAAGGCGGTGGTCGGCGTCGGCGCCACGCGCTGCGTCGGGCTTTCCCTGTCGACGAGCTGCGGGAAGCGCGCCTCGATCGCCTTCAGCCGCTGGCGCAGCTTGTCGTACTCGGCGTCCGAGATCTCCGGGGCATCCTTCACGTGATAGAGCTCGTCGTGATGCGCGATCGCCTCGGCCAGGCGCCTGTGCTCGGCCCGCGCCTGCCGCTCGGTCATCTCCTCGACGGCCAGCCCGGCCTTGAACTTCGCCGCACGCGACATCGCCTTAACTCCTCTTTTCTCCTCTCCCCCGCAGGGGGAGAGGTTGGGTGAGGGGGTGACGCACGAGCCTCGACCGCCCCCTCACCTAGCCTCTCCCCCTAGCGGGGGCGAGGAACGTGAGCCAGCAGCCGGTCGGCCGCTGCGCGCGCTTCGGCGGTCACCTCGGCGCCGGAGAGCATGCGGGCGATCTCCTCGCGGCGGCCCCCGGCGTCGAGCGCCAGCACGTCGGTGCTGGCGGCGCTCCGGGTCGTCGTCTTGCGGATCAGCCAGTGGCGATCGGCCACCGCCGCGACCTGCGGCGAATGGGTGACGACCAGCACCTGCACCTCCTTCGCCAGCCGTTTCAGCCGCTCGCCCACCGCCGCCGCCGTGGCGCCGCCGATGCCCGAATCGACCTCGTCGAACACGATCGTGGCGGCGTCGCCCACCCGGGCGAGGCAGACCTTCAGCGCCAGCAGGAAACGCGACAGCTCGCCGCCGGATGCGATCTTCGCGATCGGCGCCGGCGGTGAGCCGGGATTGGTGGCGACGGTGAACTGCACGCGGTCGATGCCCGCCTCCGACCAGTCCGCCTCTGGCAGCGCCGCGATCTCGGTCACGAACTTCGCCTTCTCGAGCTTGAGCGGCGCGAGCTCGGCCGCGACCGCCTTGTCGAGCCGCGCCGCGCCCTTGCGCCGCGCCGCCGCCTGCGCCTCCGCTGCCGCGACATAGGCCGCGCGCGCCGCCCTGGCCGCGGCGGCGAGTTTCTTGAGGCCGGCCTCGCCGTCGTCGAGCGCGGCGAGCTGCGCCGTCATCTTCTCGGCCAGCGGCGCCAGCTCGGCCACGGTGACGCCGTGCTTGCGCGCCGCCGCGCGCAGAGCGAACAGGCGCTCCTCGATCTTGTCCAGTCTGCTCGGGTCGAACTCCAGCGCGTCGCGCGCCGCCTCGAGCTGCGCCTCGGCCTCGGTCGCCTCGCTCAGCGCCCGGTCGAGCGCGGCGAGCGCCGCATCGAGCCGGCCGGCCGCCTTGTCGGCATTGCGCTCGATCAGCCGATGCGCGGCGCGCAGCGCAGCCGCCGCGCCACGACCGTGCGTCAGCTCGGCCAGCGCCTGCGCCACCGCCTCGCCGATCGCGCTGCCGGCGCGCAGCATCTGGCGCTCGGCCGCCAGCGTCTCCTCGTCGTCGGCCCTGGGCGCCAGCGTCTCCAGCTCCTTCACCGCGTGGCGCAGGAAATCCTCGTCGCGGCGCGCCGCGGTCGCCGCCGCCTCGGCCTCGGCGCGCGCCTGCTCGGCGGCGCGCCAGTCGCGCCAGGCGCGGCGCACCGCCTCCGCCTGCTTCTCCAGGCCCGCGAAGGCGTCGAGCGCGGCGCGGTGGGTGGCGATATCGAGCAGGCCGTGCTGCTCCATCTGGCCCTGGATCTCGACCAGCGTCTCGCCCAGCCGCCGCAACAGCGCCACCGACGCCGGCTGGTCGTTGACGAAGGCGCGCCCACGGCCGTCGGCGCCCACCGTGCGGCGCAGCGTAAGCACGTCCTCGGCATCGAGCCCCTGCTCGGCGAGGATGGCATGCGCCGCATGCCCCTTCGGCAGATCGAAAGCGGCGGCGACGGAAGCCTGCGCCGCGCCGCGCCGGACCGCACCCGAATCGGCGCGCGCGCCGAGCGCCAGGCCCAGCGCATCGATCAGGATCGACTTGCCCGCGCCCGTCTCGCCGGTCAGCGCGCCCAGCCCGCGATCGGGACCGCGCGCGAAGGTGAGATCGAGCTTTTCGATCAGGACGAAGTCGCGGATCGAAAGCGAGACCAGCATCGATGTCCGGCTAGAACAACCCGAGGAATCCGTGGCTCGACTCGGAGTCGGCCGGCTTGCCCTCGCCGGTCATCAGGTAATAGGTGTCCTGATACCAGTCGCTGCCCGGGAAGTTGTAGCCCAGCACCGCCGCGGTCTCCTTGGCCTCGCTCTTGACGCCCAGCGCCAGGTAGCATTCGACCAGGCGATGCAGCGCCTCGGGCACGTGGGTGGTCGTCTGGTAGCGCTCGATCACCGTGCGGAAGCGGTTGATGGCGCCGACATACTGCTGGTGCAGCTCGTAGTAGCGGCCGATATCCATCTCCTTGCCGGCGAGATGGTCGATGCAGAGCTCGACCTTGAGGCGGGCGTCGCGTGCGTAGGGCGTGTCGGGGAAGCGCTTGGCGACGTCGGACAGGGCATCGAGCGCCTGCTGCGTCACGTGCTGGTCGCGGCGCACGTCGGAGATCTGCTCGTAGTAGCAGATGCCCTTGAGATAGTAGGCGTAGGGGATGTCCTTGTGCCCGGGATGAAGCTGGATGAAGCGGTCGAGCGCGATGATCGCGTCGTCGTACTTGTTGCTCTGGTAGTAGGCGAAGGCGGCCATGATCTCCGCCTTGGTCGCCCACACCGAATAGGGATGCTGGCGGTCGACTTCCTCGAAGCCCTTGGCGGCGGCCTTGTAGTCCTGCTGGCCGAGAGCGTCGAGCGCGCGGTTGTAGAGCACCTCGACCGGCTGCTCGCGGTAGTTCGTGTCGTCGTCCGAGGAATCGCCGCAACCGGTCAGCGCCACGGCCGCGATGCCCGCCGCGCCGAGCGTCATCAAGGTCCTGATCTTCAACGCCTTCGCCATATCCCGTCCGTTTCTTCGTGCCGCGGCGGTTATATCACGCCAAATCACGAATCCACACCGCAGCCCGCCGCGCGTCGCTCGGGGTGAACACACGAGTGTTGTTGGCGGCGCGCTCCCTCGAAATGAAAAAAGAGGGGCCGGCAAGGGCCCCTCGGAAGTGTGCGTGGAAAGTTGCGCGGTGCGCGTGAGATGCGCCGTCAGTTGGCCTGGCGGCGCAGGAAGGCGGGGATCTGCAGATCGTCGTCGTCGCGCGCCGGCTTGGCCCGCTCGGTGACGTCGATCGAGGTCTGCACCGGCGCCGACCGGACCACCGGCTTGGGCGCAGGAACGACATTGTCCGGCGCCGGCCGCGACGCGGTCGGCTCGACATGAGCCGGCGCGGCAGGCGCCGCCGGCTTGGCCGTGGCGAAGGCGCCGGTGATGCGCTGGAAGAGGTTGGGCACACGGTTCTCGCTCGCCGCGGGGCGGGCGACGACCGGGCGTGTTCCGTGCTCGCTCGCGCGCACCGCCGGCCGCAGCGGCGGCGACGGGCGGGTGACGCGCCAGTCGTCCTCGCCGACCATTGGCTTCTGCTGCGGCGTCGGTGTCGGAGCCGGCGTGGGTGCAGGCGCTGGTGCGGCGGCGGCCGGTGCCGGAGCCGGCACGGGCGCTGGCGCCACGGGCGGGGCGACGGGCGCGGGCGCCGGCTGGACCGCGACCGGCGCCGGCGCAACGGCCGGCGCTTCGGGTGCCGCCGGCGTCACCTGCACAGGAGGCGCTTCGACGACCGGAGCCGGCGGTGCCTGCATGACGGCAGGCGCCGGAGCCGGTGCGACCGACGGCGCAGACGCTGCCGCCGCGATCGACGGCGCGACCGGAGTGATCGCCGGAGCCGACGGCGGGACCGGCGCGACGGGAGCCGGCGCTGCCGCCGCAGCCGGCATCACGACCCGGCCGACCGGCGGCGCCGGCGGACGGCTCAACGCCGGCTGGCCGGTCTGTGCCGGACGGTTCATGTCGAGGCTGAGATAGTTCGGCGTCGGCTGCTGGGCGGCCAGGGCGGCAATGCCGGTCGCCACGACCGACACCCGCATGCGGCCCTGCATGGTGGCGTCGAAGGTCGAGCCGAAGATGATGTTGGCGTCGGGGTCGACTTCCTCGCGGATGCGGTTGGCCGCCTCGTCGACCTCGTGCAGCGTCATGTCGAGGCCGCCGGTGATGTTGATGAGCACGCCCCTGGCGCCCTTCATCGAATGGTCCTCAAGCAGCGGGTTGGAGATCGCGCTCTCGGCCGCGACGCGGCTGCGATCCTGGCCCTCGGCCTCGCCGGTGCCCATCATCGCCTTGCCCATCTCGCCCATCACGGTGCGGATGTCGGCGAAGTCGAGATTGATCAGGCCCGGCATCACCATCAGGTCGGTGACGCCGCGCACGCCCATGTGCAGCACGTCGTCCGCCATCTTGAAGGCGTCGGCGAAGGTGGTCTTCTCGTTGGCGATCTTGAACAGGTTCTGGTTGGGGATGACGATCAGCGTGTCCACCACCTTCTCGAGCTCGGTGATGCCCTGATCGGCCGCCTGCATGCGGCGGCGCCCCTCGAAGTGGAACGGCTTGGTGACGACGCCGATGGTCAGGATGCCCTGCTCGCGCGCCGCCGCGGCGATCACGGGCGCCGCGCCGGTGCCGGTGCCGCCGCCCATGCCGGCGGTGACGAACACCATGTTGGCGCCGTCGAGAAGCTGCAGGATCTCGGGCAGCGCCTCCTCGGCCGCCTGGCGGCCGACCTCGGGCCGCGCCCCGGCGCCCAGGCCCTGGGTCACCGTGATGCCGAGCTGCACGCGGCGGTCGGCGAGCGACTGGCCCAGCGCCTGCGCGTCGGTGTTGGCGACGATGAACTCGACGCCCTCCAGCGAGGCGCTGATCATGTTGTTGACGGCGTTTCCGCCCGCGCCACCGATGCCGATCACGGTGATACGCGGCTTAATCTCCGACTCCTTCTGAGGGAGACTGAGGTTGATGGTCATACGGCTTTCTCCACGCAAACGAGAGGGTAATCTGCTCGGAGCGGCAGGTTGGACCCCTCTTGCGGGAAGCCCTTACCCTGCCACCGACTTATTCTTTCTTATCAACATCTCTTGGGGACAGTTTCGTCCCATACAACATATTGCCTAAAAGTTTTCCCTAATCCAACTGCCAATCCGGCCGATTCGAGTCGACGGCGGCTCGACGACCGCCGGTTGCGACTGCGCCGGCGCGTGATGCAGGAGCGCGTAGGAGAGAAGGCCGGCGGCCGCGGAAAAGGCCGGCCCGCCGGTCGAATCCGCCAGTCCCGCGAGCCTGAGCGGGGCGCCGATGCGCACCTTCTTGTTGAGGATCGCCGACGCCACCTCGCCCACACCGTCGAGCTGGCAGGCGCCGCCGACCAGGACGGCGCGTCCGCCGGCCAACTTATCCACACCGCTGGCCTCGAGCCGGCTGCGCACCAGCTCGAACGTCTCCTCGATGCGCGGGCGGATGATGCCGACCAGGATCGAGCGCGGGATGTGGTTGGGCTGCGTGCGGTCCTCCTCGCCGATCAGCGGCACGTCGACGATGTCGTACTCGTCGTTGGGCTTGGCGACGGCGCGGCCGATCTGGGTCTTCATGCGCTCGGCATGGGCCAGCGGCGTGGCGAGCCCGCGGGCGATGTCGCGCGTGACATGGTCGCCGCCCACCGGGATCGAATCGACGTGCACGAGATTGCCCTCGTAGAACACGGCGATCGAGGTCGTGCCGCCGCCCATGTCGATCAGCGTGACGCCCAGGTCGCGCTCGTCGGCCACCAGCGAGCTCAGGCCGGCGGCGTGGCTCGCCACCACCCGGTCGGCGATCTCGAGATGGGCGCGGCGCACGCAGACCTGCAGGTTGCGCATCGAGCCGCTGGCCGCCGTCACGAGATGGACGTCGACGCCCAGCCGCTCGCCGAACATGCCGCGCGCGTCGCGCACCGACGTGCCGTCGACGGTATAGCCGATCGCCTCGGAATGGATGATGTCGCGGTCCGCCGTCTCGGCCGGCAGGTGGATGTGCTGCTGCACGCGGCGCACGTCGCGCTCGCCGATCTCGTGATGGCCGATGCCGACTTCCAGCGTCTGGGTATGCGAGGCCGGCGAGCCGCCGCTCACGCCGACGATCACCTCGCGCACCTGCTCGCCGCACATCTCCTCGGCGGTCGAGACTGCCGTCGAGATGGCCCGCGTCGCCGCCTCCATGTCGATGATGTTGCCGGTGCGCATGCCGAGGGCGGGCTGATGGCCGATACCGACGACCCGCAGCCCCTGCCCGTCGACCCGCGCCACGAAGCAGACGACCTTGCTGGTTCCGATATCGAGCGCCGCGATGACGCCGTTCCTTGTCTTGGCCACGATTGTCCCCCGTGCTTCACGCTACACTTTCGACTGCGCCTGCTTGCCCGTCGCCGCCGCCGGCGGATCGTCGGCCGAGCCGCGCTTCCTGAGATAGAGCTTGTCCGGCAGGCGAAGATCGATCACGCCGAACTCGCGCGACAACAGCCTGTAGTCCTGGTCGAGCTTGGCCAGCCGCTGCAGGGCGGCGACCGCATCCTCCTCCGGCAGCTTGACCTCGACCTCGTTCTTCAGGATCAGGTTCCAGCGCCGCTGGCCGACCCAGACGGCCGAGCGCACCTGCTTGGCGATCTGCGGCTCGTAGGCGAGCAGCAGCAGGAGATCGCCGACATGCTCCGGCGCGCCGGTCCCGCCCAGCAGCAGCAGCCGGTCGGCACCGGGCGGCAGGCGGCTCGCGCGCACGGTGCGACCGTTCTGGTCGATCAGCGTGTATTCGTTGCCGTTCTGCCAGATCGCGACGGCGCGGCGTTCCTTCAACGTCACGTAGAGCGTATCGGGCAGCCGCCGCTCGACCGTGGCGCTCGCCACCCAGTCGATCGCCTCGAGCCGGTGCCGCGCCGCCTCGAGGTCGATGCCCAGCAGCGAATCGCCCGCCTTGACGTTGAGCGCGGCGAGGATCGCCTCGCGCGTGACATAGTCGCGGCCCTCCACCGTCACGTCGGCGAGCTTGAAGGGCGTGATCGCGCGCAGCACGTGATGCGTGACCTCGGCGACGTGCGCCTGGGCTTCGGCGACCCAGCCCTGGCGCCAGGCGACCCAGCCGCCGCTGCCGCCCAGCCCCAGCAGAAGCACGACGAGGCCGAGCAGCACCGGCCGGCGCCAGATCGGCCGGCTCGGCTTGCGCGGCGTGGCGCGCTTCCTCTTGCGCCGCCGGTCGTAGTCGCGCTTGCGCGGCACGCCGCCGGACGAGGTCGGGTTGCGCGTCGGCGCCTTCATGCCGGCCGCCTCGCGTGATCGACCATCCAGGTCATGAGCTCGGACCACGAGATGCCCGCCCACTTCGCCTGCTCGGGCGCGAGCGAGAGCGGCGTCATGCCGGGCTGGGTGTTGAGCTCCAGCATCACCAGCCCCGTGGTGCCGGGCTTGCTGTCGTCCCAGCGCAGGTCGGCACGGCTCAGCCCGTCGCAGCGCAGCGCCTGGTGCGCCATCAGCGCCCACTGCCGCGCCTGCTCGTAGACCTCGGCCGGGATCGGCGCGGGGATCAGATGCTCGGTGATGCCGTCGGTGTACTTGGCCTCGTAGTCGTAGAAGCGCGTGCGCGGGCGCAGCTCGGTGACCGCCACCGCCTTGTCGCCCATCACCGCCACGGTGAGCTCGCGGCCCGCCACGTACTTCTCGATCAGCACGCGCTCGCCGAACGCCGCCTCGGCCGCCTCGACCGCGGCGAGGTTGTCGCCCTCGCGCACGATATGGACGCCGACGCTGGAGCCCTGGTCGATCGGCTTCACGACATAGGGACGCGGCATGGGATCGCCCGACACCAGCGCGCGCCGCTCGACCACCCTGCCCTCGGCGACACGGATGCCGATCGAGGTGAAGACGTGCCGCGACATCGGCTTGTCCATGGCGATGGCCGAGGCCAGCACGCCGGAATGGGTGTAGGGCACGGCCAGGATCTCGAGCACGCCCTGGATGCAGCCGTCCTCGCCGTACCTGCCGTGCAGGGCGTTGAACACGACATCCGGACCGCCGCCGTCCGCCGGCCGCAGGAAGTCGACCAGCGCCCGGAGGTCGCGCTTCACGTCGTACTCGATCACCGTGTGGCCGCCCTCGCGCAGACCCGCGGCGCAGGCCTTGCCGCTCACCAGCGACACCTCGCGCTCGGGCGACCAGCCGCCCATCAGGACCGCGACCGTGCTCATGCCGGCGCTCCCGCCTCCACTCTCGCCTTGGCCTCGCCGATGCGGCGGATCTCCCACTCGAGCCGGATGCCGCTGTGCTCCAGCACGCGGCGGCGCACCTCCTCGCCCAGCGCCTCGATGTCGGCGGCCGTCGCGGCGCCGAGATTGACCAGGAAGTTGCAATGCTTGTCCGACACCTGCGCGTCGCCGATCCGAAGCCCGCGGCAGCCGGCGCGGTCGATCAGCTCCCACGCCTTGTGGCCGGACGGATTGGTGAAGGTCGAGCCGCCGGTGCGGCTGCGCGGCTGGGACTCGGTGCGGGCGCTGTCGATCTCGGCGATGCGGCGCGCGATCGTCATCTGGTCGCCGGGCCTGCCGCGCAAGGTCGCCGAAGTGAAGATCCAGTCGGACGGTGCATCGCTGTGACGATAGCGAAAACCGAGCTTCGCCGGGAGAACATCGTGCAGCGCGCCGCCGCGATCGACCGCTTGCGCCCCAACCAGCACATCGGCCAGCTCGCCGCCATAGGCGCCGGCATTCATGCGCAGCGCGCCGCCGATCGTGCCGGGAATGCCACTCAGGAACTCCAGCCCTTCGAGCGCATGGTCGCGCGCGGTGAGGGCGACGTTGAGATCGAGCGCGCCCGCGCCCGCCGTCACCTCGTCGCCCTCGACCGCCACGCCGGCGAAGCCGCGCATCAGGCGGATCACCACGCCGCCCACGCCGCCGTCGCGCACCAGCAGGTTCGAGCCCACGCCCAGCACGGTGACCGGCACGTCGGCCGGCAGCGCCGCGAGGAAGCTCGCCAGATCCTCGGTGTCGGCCGGACGGAACAGCACCTCGGCCGGCCCGCCGGTGCGGAACCAGGTCTGCGGACCGATCGGCGCGTCGGCCGTCAGCCGGCCGCGCGGCCTGGGGAGCCGGTCGATCAGATGGCTGCGGGAGGCCGCGAGCGCCGTCATGCCGCCGACCCGCTGTTGAAGGGGCCCGGATCGTTGGCGATGGCGCGCGGGCCCGCCTGCTCGGCCGCGATCTGGCGGAGCTGGCCCGGCAGGGCGTGCGCCCACGAGGTGATGTTGCCGGCACCCAGGCACACCACCACGTCGCCCGGCCGCGCGATCTGCCAGACGAGCGCCGGCAGGTCGCCCGGCGCGTCGAGCGGCATGACCTCGCGATGGCCGGCGCGTCTCACGAGGCTCACCAGCATGTCGCGGTTGACACCGGCGATCGGCATCTCGCCGGCGGCATAGACGTCGGCGATGATCACGGTGTCGGCATCGGCGAAGCAGGTCGCGAACTCGTCGCGCAGCGAGGCGAGCCGCGTGTAGCGGTGCGGCTGCATCACCGCGATCACGCGGCCCGAGCCGCCATAGGCCTGGCGCGCCGCGCGCAGGACGGCGGCGATCTCCACCGGATGGTGGCCGTAGTCGTCGATCACGGTGATGCCGTGCGCCTCGCCTGTCCGGGTGAAGCGCCGCTTGACGCCCGAGAACGAGCCCAGCGCGCGGCGGATCACCTCGTCGGGCAGCCCCATCTCCTGCGCCACCGCGATGGCGGCGAGCGCGTTCTGCACGTTGTGCTGCCCGAACATCGGCAGCCTGAGCCCCTCGATCGAGCGCGATTCGTTGGTGACGCGGTTGGCGATCAGCACGTCGAAGTCCGCCCCGGTGCGATCGAGCCGCAGGTTCGTCCCGCGCACGTCGGCATTGACGCCAAGGCCGTAGGTGACGATCCGCCGGTCGGCGATGCGCGGGATCAGCGCCTGCACCTCGGGATGGTCGGCGCACAGCACGGCGAAGCCGTAGAACGGCAGGTTCTCGACGAAGCGCACGAAGGCGTCGCGCAGCGCGTCGAAGGTGCCGTAGTGGTCGAGATGCTCGGGATCGACGTTGGTGACGATGGCGATGGTGGCGGGCAGGCGCAGGAACGAGCCGTCCGACTCGTCGGATTCGACCACCATCCAGTCGCCGGCGCCGATGCGGGCGTTGGTGCCGTAGGCGTTGATGATGCCGCCGTTGATCACGGTCGGATCGAGCCCGCCGGCGTCGAGCATCGAGGCGACCATCGAGGTGGTCGTGGTCTTGCCGTGCGTGCCGCCGACCGCGATCGACCATTTGAGCCGCATCAGCTCGCCCAGCATCTCGGCGCGCCGCACCACCGGCACCAGCCGCGCCCGCGCCGCCAGCACCTCGGGATTGTCCTTCTTGACCGCGCTCGAGACCACCACGACCTGGGCGTTGCCGAGATTGTCGGCACGATGGCCGATCGCGACCCTGATGCCGAGCTCGGCCAGCCGGCGCGTGTTGGCGCCCTCGGCCACGTCGCTGCCCTGCACCTTGTAGCCGAGGTTGTGCAGCACCTCGGCGATGCCCGACATGCCGATGCCGCCGATGCCGACGAAATGAATGAGACCGATATCGAGCGGCAGCGCCCTCATACGACGACTCCTGACGGCGTAAGGGTGGGAGAGATCAGCTCGCCGACGACGTCGGCCAGCCGTGCCGCGGCATCCGGCCGGCCGGCAGCATGCGCGGCGCGCGCCATCTCGTCGAGGCGGTGCGGCGCCGCAACGAGCGCGGCGAGCTGCGCGGCGAGCGTGGCCGGGATGAAGTCGGCCTGCGGGATCACGATGCAGGCGCCGGCGGCCTCGAAAGCGCGGGCATTGGCCATCTGGTGGTCGTCGGCGGCGTAAGGATAGGGGATCAGGATCGAGGGCCGGCCGATGGCGGCCAGCTCGGCCACGGTCGAGGCGCCGGAACGGCCGATCACCAGATGCGCCGAGGCGAGGCGCTGCGGCAGGTCGGGAAAGAAGGGCGCGAGATCGGCGACGATGCGCGCCTGCGCGTAGAGCCGGCGCACGCCTTCGATATCCTCGGGCCGGCACTGCTGGACGAGCCTCAGTCTCGCGCGCAGCTCGGGCGGCAGGGACAGGATCGCCTCGGGCACGACCTGGCTGAACGAGGCGGCGCCCTGGCTGCCGCCGAAGATCAGGATGTCGACCACCCGCCCCGGCCCGGGCGCGCGGTAGGTCGCGCCCCTGAGCGCCCGCACCGGCTCGCGCACCGGATTGCCGACGAGGCGCGTGCGGGCATCGCCGGCGGCCAGATGGCGGGTGCGCGCGAAGGAGGTCGCCACGCGCACCGCGCCGCCCAGCACCAGCCGGTTGGCCTTGCCCAGCACCGCGTTCTGCTCGTGCAGCATCGCCGGCATGCGGCGCAGCCGGGCGGCCAGCATGGTCGGCACCGAGGCGTAGCCGCCGAAGCCCACGACCGCCGACGGACCGATGCGGCCGAGCGCCCGCCAGGCATCGAACAGCCCGGCGCCCAGCAGCAGCAATGCAACCAGGCGCGCGCTCAGCGAGCCGCTGGGGCTCGCCGAGTGGATATAGTGGATCGGCCGGTGCGCCAGCGCGCCCTGCCACTGCCGGCCGCGCGCGTCGGTCACCAGCGCGAACGGCACGCCGCGCGCCTCGAGCTCGCCGGCCAGCGCCTCGGCCGGGAACACGTGCCCGCCGGTGCCGCCGGTCGCGAGGACGACGGGGCGCGGTCCCGCCATCAGACGATCTCCCTCAGGCCGGCATGCTCGCGCGTCAGCGCCAGCATCATGCCGACGCAGATCGCCATCGAAAGCGCCGACGAGCCGCCGTAGGAGATGAACGGCAAGGTCAT is a genomic window containing:
- the murG gene encoding undecaprenyldiphospho-muramoylpentapeptide beta-N-acetylglucosaminyltransferase produces the protein MAGPRPVVLATGGTGGHVFPAEALAGELEARGVPFALVTDARGRQWQGALAHRPIHYIHSASPSGSLSARLVALLLLGAGLFDAWRALGRIGPSAVVGFGGYASVPTMLAARLRRMPAMLHEQNAVLGKANRLVLGGAVRVATSFARTRHLAAGDARTRLVGNPVREPVRALRGATYRAPGPGRVVDILIFGGSQGAASFSQVVPEAILSLPPELRARLRLVQQCRPEDIEGVRRLYAQARIVADLAPFFPDLPQRLASAHLVIGRSGASTVAELAAIGRPSILIPYPYAADDHQMANARAFEAAGACIVIPQADFIPATLAAQLAALVAAPHRLDEMARAAHAAGRPDAAARLADVVGELISPTLTPSGVVV